The genomic DNA CAATAATTAACCTATTATTAAAACATAAAGCTAATGTTAACCTTGCAGATAAAAGTAATAGATCTCCTTTATATGTGGCTATTAGAAAAGGAAGTTTAGAAATGGTCAACATATTGTTAGATTATAAAGCCAATATAAATTGTAAAGATATACATGGTTTTTCACCATTACACTTAGCTGCTGGCATGAATCATTTAGAAATAGTTGGATTATTAATAGATAGAGGAGCTAATATAGAGGCTAAAAATAAAGATGGTCGAAGTGCTCTATACGTAGCTGTTGACGAGGGTAATTTAGAAATGGTACGTCTTTTATTAGAAAAAGGTGCTGATATTAATACTCAAGATGAAAAGTATATCCCTTTACTGCACTGGGCCGTTATAAAGGGAAATTTACAGTTGGTAAAAATTTTACTAGATTATAAAGCAGGTATAAATTTAAAAGATAAAAATGGTTTATCTCCGTTGCACATAGCTGTTAGGAATGGACATTTAGGAATAGCAAGCATACTATTAGCAAAAGGGCATGTGGTAGATGCTAAGGATAAACTTAGGAACAGCCCATTGCATGTAGCAGCTTTAATGGGTGATTTAAATACAACTAGATTACTATTAAAAAGGGGAGCAGATGTAAACTCTAGAGATCACAGAAACTTTTCTCCACTGCATTGGGCGGCCTCAAAAGGACATTTAAATATAGTAAAATTATTGATAGAAGAGGGGGCAAATGTATATGCTAAGGGTGAAAAAGATTACACTCCGCTGTATGTTGCTCATTCAAATAATCAAATGGAAGTGAGTAAATATTTAATAGAAATAGAAAAAAATTAATATTTAGAGCAATAATAATTTATCATGGTGGGTTATTAGTTAGGACCAGCAGGGGCATTTGAACAGAAACTTACGGTTTATAAGGAGATTAATGATTAGTTATCTTATTACTAAAATCTGCCTATCTACGCTTTAAATTTCATGTAAAGTCTCCCTTACATCTGTTCCTTACAGCAAGTAATAGATGCAACAGGGAAATAGATAATAATAAAAAAAGCTAAAATAAATATCAAGCGTACCACTTGTCTTTCCTATGCTGACATAACCTGCAGATCAAGAATAAGTGTCTACGAATTTATAATATAATAGACACCCCAAAATACCCACTTTTCATTGTCTAAAAAATCGTCTTATCCTATATTAGTAGACACTTATTCTAATAATCGATTTAGTAGACACTTTTATGAGAACCTTTGGTTATGCACGCGTTTCAACCAGCCAACAATCACTCCATATTGAATTTCAAACCCCTTATTGAAAAGGTCATTATGAAAGGTTTTTAAAGGTCCTTAAAGAGGGCATGCGCACCAGAAATTTAAAGATTGCCGAAAATATGCTGAAAAAAGATTTTTATATAAGTTTTGTTGAAGAGATGACAGGAATTAGAGCTGAGCATATAGAATCTCTTCAATAAAAATTGTAATAGCTAACTAGTAACTTTTCTATACGGCTTCTTATCTATAAGGTATTATCTGTCCCAGTTGTAGAATCAGATCTATTTTGAGTATTCAAAGTATAGTGTTTTCCTCAGCAATGGCATTTAAATTTGTAATCAAAGCAACCATGCATTATTATAGACTCATCATTAACCTACAAACTTATGAAAAGAAATTCTTCTCCATTTCAAGTTTATATAGCTTGCATCTTACTTATCAGCTTTTTCTTACAAAACTGCTGCGGAGAGTTTAATAATAATCCACTTATTTCGACTCAAGAAAAGCAAACAGCATCTATCCAAACGCATTCGCAATTAATTCTTACTCCAAGAGCAGACATCGGGTCTTTGGCAGGCCAAGGACTAAAAGCCCAGGGGGGCCATGCGGTTACTTTTTATCAAGAAGCCGGTGAGTTACGAGCTAATGTCGAGATGAATGTGCCTGAACGGTTTAGTAAAACCTACGAAGGGTTATTAGTAACCCTTGAGCAAGGAGCAGAAGTAACGAGATTACCACAGCTAAGTGAACAGGCGCAGGAGCGTCGCATCCAGCTTCAATTAGCCAAGGGCAACCAGCCAGCTAAAGTAGTGATCTATAAAGGAGCAGGGCTCGTGGGAGGAATGCAGGAAGGAGAGGAGAAAGCAGATGAATCTATACCTAACGAATGCCTTTGCCCCATTACTCATGAGCTGATGGAAGAGCCTGTTATTGCACGGGACGGGCATACGTATGAGCGGGCGGCCATTGAGCGATGGTTTTCAATGGGCAAACGCACGAGCCCTGTCACAGGAGCTAAAATTGGTAGCACTAAGCTGATACCTAATTATGCCATCCGCAGCCTGATTAAAAGCTTAAAGACACACAATTCTAGTTTAGCTAAGCCTATTCTGGGTATGCAAACTGCGAGACAGCAATCTCTATCAGTACCATCTGGAGCTTGCTTTTTTGTGAGTGATAGCGTTATTGATGTACTTTTCTCTCAATCCATAAGAGGAGATGTGGTAGCATTAAGTAAGCTTTTAAATTTGAGTGAAAATTACCATGTCCATGCGCAGTATAAAGTAGGGGTTATGTGTGCAGAGGGGCGAGGTATAGCAAAAAATGCGGCCAAAGCAGTAGAATGGTATGAGAAAGCAGCTAAGCAAGGACATGCGGTTGCACAGTCTAATCTAGGATGGATGTATGCAGATGGGCGTGGTGTAGCTCAAAATTATGCTAAGGCAATAAAATGGTTTCAAAAAGCTGCCAACCAAGGACATGCAAGTGCGCAATATAAATTAGGATGGATGTATGCAGAAGGGCTAGGCGTAGTAAAAGATGCAAGGAAAGCAATAGAATGGTATGAGAGAGCAGCTAAGCAAGGAGATGCAAGTGCACAATCTAATCTAGGCGTAAGTTATGCTAATGGATGGGGCGTAGCAAAAGATGCAAGGAAAGCAATAAAGTGGTTTCAAAAAGCGGCGGATCAAGGACATGCAACCTCACAATATAATCTAGCATGGATGTATGCAGATGGGCAAGGAGTAGTAAAAGATACAAGGAAAGCAGTAGAATGGTTTCAAAAAGCGGCTAATCAAGGATATGTAAAAGCACAATATAATCTAGGATGGATGTATGCAGAAGGACGAGGAGTAGACAAAGATGCAAGGAAAGCAATAGAGTGGTATAAAAAAGCTGCCAAGCAAGGACACGCGGATGCACAATTAAAACTAGGAGCGAGATATTTCAAGGGTGAAGGTATAGCTAAAGATTATGCTAAAGCAAAAGAATGGTATGAAAAAACAGCCGATCAAGGACATGCCCATGCTCAATATAATTTAGGATATATGTATGAAAAGGGATTAGGAGTAGCTAAGGATTATGTTAAAGCAATAGCATGGTATAAGCAAGCAGCCAATCAAGGACATGCAAAGAGTCAATATGCCTTAGGAGTGATATATATAGAAGGTCAAGGAGTAGCCAAAGATGTAAGAAAAGCAATAGAATGGTATGAAAAAGCAGCCAATCAAGGGCATGCAGATGTACAATTAAAATTAGCAGCGAGATATTTCAAGGGTGAAGGTATAGCTAAAGATTATGCTAAAGCAATAGAATGGTTTCAAAAAACAGCCAATCAAGGACATGCCAATGCGCAATATAATTTAGGATATGTGCATGAAAAGGGATTAGGAGTAGCGAAGGATTATGTTAAAGCAATAGAATGGTA from Candidatus Amoebophilus asiaticus 5a2 includes the following:
- a CDS encoding U-box domain-containing protein; the protein is MKRNSSPFQVYIACILLISFFLQNCCGEFNNNPLISTQEKQTASIQTHSQLILTPRADIGSLAGQGLKAQGGHAVTFYQEAGELRANVEMNVPERFSKTYEGLLVTLEQGAEVTRLPQLSEQAQERRIQLQLAKGNQPAKVVIYKGAGLVGGMQEGEEKADESIPNECLCPITHELMEEPVIARDGHTYERAAIERWFSMGKRTSPVTGAKIGSTKLIPNYAIRSLIKSLKTHNSSLAKPILGMQTARQQSLSVPSGACFFVSDSVIDVLFSQSIRGDVVALSKLLNLSENYHVHAQYKVGVMCAEGRGIAKNAAKAVEWYEKAAKQGHAVAQSNLGWMYADGRGVAQNYAKAIKWFQKAANQGHASAQYKLGWMYAEGLGVVKDARKAIEWYERAAKQGDASAQSNLGVSYANGWGVAKDARKAIKWFQKAADQGHATSQYNLAWMYADGQGVVKDTRKAVEWFQKAANQGYVKAQYNLGWMYAEGRGVDKDARKAIEWYKKAAKQGHADAQLKLGARYFKGEGIAKDYAKAKEWYEKTADQGHAHAQYNLGYMYEKGLGVAKDYVKAIAWYKQAANQGHAKSQYALGVIYIEGQGVAKDVRKAIEWYEKAANQGHADVQLKLAARYFKGEGIAKDYAKAIEWFQKTANQGHANAQYNLGYVHEKGLGVAKDYVKAIEWYEKAANQEHAKSQYALGVIYESGEGVEKDEKKAIEWYEKAANQGHARAQFSLGVMYGEGEGVEKDERKAVEWYEKAANQGHARAQFKLGWMYGEGRGVSQDYAKAIEWSEKAANQGHARAQYNLGWIYENWKGVAKDYAKAVEWFQKAANQGYARAQYNLARMYDHGQGVVQNYQEAVKWYEKSVGQGNNYAKAYLGRLYYHGFGAEKNLLQASKLIEEAIIHMKSKAEEGCIEAQYIVGWMYQYGLGVMQDHVEAAVWYKKSANTYPAAQKALDELNHAG